A genomic window from Nosocomiicoccus massiliensis includes:
- a CDS encoding NRAMP family divalent metal transporter produces the protein MNERRLERNKIFSAVFLMASASIGPLFLMSTADLTIQFYERLAFVIIITGIIELGIQMNIWRILTVAKTPAHLVINKIIPNFGTFMSVVVLLGGIAFNIINISGLGIGISLLFNVDIKLGASIGLMIAILFYLLNRNRITLETFIGVMLSFIIAIILLAYAFTATDVPYDVTLAKTVLPMIDYDIVTTIAMMVALSIGGYISFAGAHRLIDVEITGEKYKTAVTRSAAYSVIIVTVTRLLLFFTILGLSRSNVILFKDNLLESAFSEVFGGLGSYALGILFICASLTSIVSVAYTTGTFIKSVNDIIKKYIDVVLLMLVLTSWFIFLLKGEEVVLLQITTILNGLILPVILGGILHASRRSDIVGHYRHPLWLSIYGVLSLAVSFILVFILIYELL, from the coding sequence ATGAACGAGAGAAGATTAGAGAGAAATAAAATCTTTAGTGCGGTATTTTTAATGGCCAGTGCTTCAATTGGCCCTTTGTTTTTAATGTCAACGGCGGACTTAACGATTCAATTTTATGAGCGTCTTGCGTTCGTCATTATAATCACTGGAATTATCGAACTCGGCATACAAATGAACATATGGCGAATACTCACTGTCGCAAAAACGCCGGCACATTTAGTCATCAATAAAATTATCCCGAATTTTGGGACGTTTATGTCTGTCGTTGTCTTACTTGGTGGAATCGCGTTTAATATCATTAATATTTCGGGTTTAGGAATTGGAATTAGTTTATTATTTAATGTCGATATAAAACTCGGCGCATCCATTGGGCTTATGATTGCGATTTTATTTTATTTATTAAATAGAAATCGTATTACGTTAGAAACGTTTATCGGAGTGATGTTAAGTTTTATTATCGCAATAATTCTACTTGCGTACGCATTTACAGCAACAGATGTACCGTATGATGTCACACTTGCAAAAACGGTCCTACCGATGATTGATTACGATATTGTGACGACAATTGCGATGATGGTTGCCCTATCGATTGGTGGATATATTAGTTTTGCTGGTGCACATCGCTTAATTGATGTTGAAATTACCGGTGAAAAGTATAAAACAGCAGTCACTCGATCTGCTGCTTATAGTGTGATTATCGTTACAGTGACACGCTTACTATTATTCTTCACAATACTCGGGTTATCTAGAAGTAACGTCATTTTATTTAAAGATAACTTATTAGAAAGTGCTTTTTCAGAAGTGTTTGGTGGTCTTGGTAGCTACGCTTTAGGGATATTATTTATATGTGCATCATTAACGTCTATTGTGAGTGTCGCGTATACGACAGGAACATTTATTAAATCAGTTAATGATATTATTAAAAAATATATCGATGTCGTATTACTCATGCTCGTTTTAACGAGTTGGTTCATCTTTTTACTAAAGGGCGAAGAGGTTGTGTTACTTCAGATTACAACAATTTTAAATGGATTAATATTACCAGTTATTCTCGGTGGGATATTACATGCTTCAAGACGCTCTGATATCGTTGGACATTATCGTCATCCACTATGGTTGTCTATATATGGAGTCTTATCACTAGCAGTATCATTTATACTCGTGTTTATTTTAATTTACGAACTTCTATAG